A genome region from Rhinopithecus roxellana isolate Shanxi Qingling chromosome 10, ASM756505v1, whole genome shotgun sequence includes the following:
- the ANKRD33 gene encoding photoreceptor ankyrin repeat protein isoform X4, translating to MVACYHGFQSVVALLSQCPFLDVNQQDKGGDTALMLAAQAGHVPLVSLLLNYYAGLDLERRDQRGLTALMKAAMRNRCECVATLLMAGADLTAVDPVRGKTALEWAVLTDSFDTVWRIRQLLRRPQVEQLSQHYQPEWPALSGLVAQAQAQAQVAPSLLERLRATLSLPFVLSPQEGGVLDHFVTATTSLASPFITTACHTLCPDHPPSLGTRSKSVPELLVLAKAQSCRTSKSGPSSLAIPGAQDREEETGGRGQNGTEVGEDGIGQAGNR from the exons ATGGTCGCATGCTACCACGGCTTCCAGAGTGTTGTGGCCCTGCTCAGTCAATGTCCTTTCCTTGATGTGAACCAGCAGGACAAAGGAGGAGACACGGCCCTCATGTTGGCTGCCCAAGCAG GCCACGTGCCTCTGGTGAGTCTCCTGCTCAACTACTACGCCGGCCTGGACCTGGAACGCCGGGACCAGCGGGGGCTCACGGCGTTAATGAAGGCTGCCATGCGGAACCGCTGTGAGTGCGTGGCCACCCTCCTCATGGCAG GTGCTGACCTGACAGCAGTGGACCCTGTTCGGGGCAAGACGGCCCTGGAATGGGCAGTGCTCACCGACAGTTTTGACACTGTGTGGAGGATTCGGCAGCTGCTGAGAAGGCCCCAAGTGGAGCAGCTTAGCCAGCACTACCAGCCCGAGTGGCCGGCCTTGTCTGGGCTCGTGgctcaggcccaggcccaggcccaggttGCCCCTTCACTCCTAGAGCGGCTGCGGGCTACCTTGAGCCTCCCCTTTGTCCTGTCTCCTCAGGAGGGGGGTGTTCTGGACCACTTTGTGACTGccacaaccagcctggccagtccCTTCATCACCACTGCCTGCCACACTCTGTGCCCTGACCACCCACCTTCCCTGGGCACCCGAAGCAAGTCCGTGCCAGAGCTGCTAG TGCTGGCCAAAGCCCAGTCCTGCCGGACATCAAAGTCTGGCCCTTCCTCTCTGGCGATACCAGGAGCTCAGGATAGAGAAGAGGAAACAGGAGGAAGAGGCCAGAATGGCACAGAAGTAGGGGAAGATGGGATAGGACAGGCTGGGAACAGGTAA
- the ANKRD33 gene encoding photoreceptor ankyrin repeat protein isoform X5, translating into MKAAMRNRCECVATLLMAGADLTAVDPVRGKTALEWAVLTDSFDTVWRIRQLLRRPQVEQLSQHYQPEWPALSGLVAQAQAQAQVAPSLLERLRATLSLPFVLSPQEGGVLDHFVTATTSLASPFITTACHTLCPDHPPSLGTRSKSVPELLVLAKAQSCRTSKSGPSSLAIPGAQDREEETGGRGQNGTEVGEDGIGQAGNR; encoded by the exons ATGAAGGCTGCCATGCGGAACCGCTGTGAGTGCGTGGCCACCCTCCTCATGGCAG GTGCTGACCTGACAGCAGTGGACCCTGTTCGGGGCAAGACGGCCCTGGAATGGGCAGTGCTCACCGACAGTTTTGACACTGTGTGGAGGATTCGGCAGCTGCTGAGAAGGCCCCAAGTGGAGCAGCTTAGCCAGCACTACCAGCCCGAGTGGCCGGCCTTGTCTGGGCTCGTGgctcaggcccaggcccaggcccaggttGCCCCTTCACTCCTAGAGCGGCTGCGGGCTACCTTGAGCCTCCCCTTTGTCCTGTCTCCTCAGGAGGGGGGTGTTCTGGACCACTTTGTGACTGccacaaccagcctggccagtccCTTCATCACCACTGCCTGCCACACTCTGTGCCCTGACCACCCACCTTCCCTGGGCACCCGAAGCAAGTCCGTGCCAGAGCTGCTAG TGCTGGCCAAAGCCCAGTCCTGCCGGACATCAAAGTCTGGCCCTTCCTCTCTGGCGATACCAGGAGCTCAGGATAGAGAAGAGGAAACAGGAGGAAGAGGCCAGAATGGCACAGAAGTAGGGGAAGATGGGATAGGACAGGCTGGGAACAGGTAA
- the ANKRD33 gene encoding photoreceptor ankyrin repeat protein isoform X2, whose amino-acid sequence MRGGIHLLVPRLEEKELALRRRGLDMSEALPCPGKETPTPGCRLGALYWACVHNDPTQLQAILDGGVSPEEATQVDNNGRTGLMVACYHGFQSVVALLSQCPFLDVNQQDKGGDTALMLAAQAGHVPLVSLLLNYYAGLDLERRDQRGLTALMKAAMRNRCADLTAVDPVRGKTALEWAVLTDSFDTVWRIRQLLRRPQVEQLSQHYQPEWPALSGLVAQAQAQAQVAPSLLERLRATLSLPFVLSPQEGGVLDHFVTATTSLASPFITTACHTLCPDHPPSLGTRSKSVPELLGTAPPPPLVPQSPPGSPQRSPWVFVPYQSPQGILSKCLQWLQPKDSTSPRPQVPKILLSKASSSPHQCWPKPSPAGHQSLALPLWRYQELRIEKRKQEEEARMAQK is encoded by the exons ATGAGAGGAGGGATCCACCTTCTTGTCCCCCGCCTGGAAGAGAAAGAGCTGGCATTGCGCAGGAGAGGGCTGGACATGTCTGAGGCACTGCCCTGCCCGGGCAAGGAGACGCCCAccccaggctgcaggctggggGCCCTGTATTGGGCCTGTGTCCACAATGATCCCACTCAACTCCAAGCCATACTGGATGGCGGGGTCTCCCCAGAGGAGGCTACCCAGGTGGACAACAATGGGAGG ACAGGCCTCATGGTCGCATGCTACCACGGCTTCCAGAGTGTTGTGGCCCTGCTCAGTCAATGTCCTTTCCTTGATGTGAACCAGCAGGACAAAGGAGGAGACACGGCCCTCATGTTGGCTGCCCAAGCAG GCCACGTGCCTCTGGTGAGTCTCCTGCTCAACTACTACGCCGGCCTGGACCTGGAACGCCGGGACCAGCGGGGGCTCACGGCGTTAATGAAGGCTGCCATGCGGAACCGCT GTGCTGACCTGACAGCAGTGGACCCTGTTCGGGGCAAGACGGCCCTGGAATGGGCAGTGCTCACCGACAGTTTTGACACTGTGTGGAGGATTCGGCAGCTGCTGAGAAGGCCCCAAGTGGAGCAGCTTAGCCAGCACTACCAGCCCGAGTGGCCGGCCTTGTCTGGGCTCGTGgctcaggcccaggcccaggcccaggttGCCCCTTCACTCCTAGAGCGGCTGCGGGCTACCTTGAGCCTCCCCTTTGTCCTGTCTCCTCAGGAGGGGGGTGTTCTGGACCACTTTGTGACTGccacaaccagcctggccagtccCTTCATCACCACTGCCTGCCACACTCTGTGCCCTGACCACCCACCTTCCCTGGGCACCCGAAGCAAGTCCGTGCCAGAGCTGCTAGGCActgccccaccccctcccctgGTTCCCCAGTCCCCACCAGGGAGTCCCCAGAGGTCCCCGTGGGTCTTTGTCCCCTACCAGAGCCCTCAGGGCATATTGAGCAAGTGCCTTCAGTGGCTACAGCCCAAGGATAGCACCAGCCCCAGGCCCCAAGTCCCCAAGATCCTCCTCTCCAAGGCATCCTCATCGCCCCACCAGTGCTGGCCAAAGCCCAGTCCTGCCGGACATCAAAGTCTGGCCCTTCCTCTCTGGCGATACCAGGAGCTCAGGATAGAGAAGAGGAAACAGGAGGAAGAGGCCAGAATGGCACAGAAGTAG
- the ANKRD33 gene encoding photoreceptor ankyrin repeat protein isoform X1, translated as MRGGIHLLVPRLEEKELALRRRGLDMSEALPCPGKETPTPGCRLGALYWACVHNDPTQLQAILDGGVSPEEATQVDNNGRTGLMVACYHGFQSVVALLSQCPFLDVNQQDKGGDTALMLAAQAGHVPLVSLLLNYYAGLDLERRDQRGLTALMKAAMRNRCECVATLLMAGGCNTGLPDSTFNGMGLYGFECADLTAVDPVRGKTALEWAVLTDSFDTVWRIRQLLRRPQVEQLSQHYQPEWPALSGLVAQAQAQAQVAPSLLERLRATLSLPFVLSPQEGGVLDHFVTATTSLASPFITTACHTLCPDHPPSLGTRSKSVPELLGTAPPPPLVPQSPPGSPQRSPWVFVPYQSPQGILSKCLQWLQPKDSTSPRPQVPKILLSKASSSPHQCWPKPSPAGHQSLALPLWRYQELRIEKRKQEEEARMAQK; from the exons ATGAGAGGAGGGATCCACCTTCTTGTCCCCCGCCTGGAAGAGAAAGAGCTGGCATTGCGCAGGAGAGGGCTGGACATGTCTGAGGCACTGCCCTGCCCGGGCAAGGAGACGCCCAccccaggctgcaggctggggGCCCTGTATTGGGCCTGTGTCCACAATGATCCCACTCAACTCCAAGCCATACTGGATGGCGGGGTCTCCCCAGAGGAGGCTACCCAGGTGGACAACAATGGGAGG ACAGGCCTCATGGTCGCATGCTACCACGGCTTCCAGAGTGTTGTGGCCCTGCTCAGTCAATGTCCTTTCCTTGATGTGAACCAGCAGGACAAAGGAGGAGACACGGCCCTCATGTTGGCTGCCCAAGCAG GCCACGTGCCTCTGGTGAGTCTCCTGCTCAACTACTACGCCGGCCTGGACCTGGAACGCCGGGACCAGCGGGGGCTCACGGCGTTAATGAAGGCTGCCATGCGGAACCGCTGTGAGTGCGTGGCCACCCTCCTCATGGCAG GAGGTTGCAACACAGGCCTCCCTGATTCCACCTTCAATGGGATGGGACTCTATGGCTTTGAAT GTGCTGACCTGACAGCAGTGGACCCTGTTCGGGGCAAGACGGCCCTGGAATGGGCAGTGCTCACCGACAGTTTTGACACTGTGTGGAGGATTCGGCAGCTGCTGAGAAGGCCCCAAGTGGAGCAGCTTAGCCAGCACTACCAGCCCGAGTGGCCGGCCTTGTCTGGGCTCGTGgctcaggcccaggcccaggcccaggttGCCCCTTCACTCCTAGAGCGGCTGCGGGCTACCTTGAGCCTCCCCTTTGTCCTGTCTCCTCAGGAGGGGGGTGTTCTGGACCACTTTGTGACTGccacaaccagcctggccagtccCTTCATCACCACTGCCTGCCACACTCTGTGCCCTGACCACCCACCTTCCCTGGGCACCCGAAGCAAGTCCGTGCCAGAGCTGCTAGGCActgccccaccccctcccctgGTTCCCCAGTCCCCACCAGGGAGTCCCCAGAGGTCCCCGTGGGTCTTTGTCCCCTACCAGAGCCCTCAGGGCATATTGAGCAAGTGCCTTCAGTGGCTACAGCCCAAGGATAGCACCAGCCCCAGGCCCCAAGTCCCCAAGATCCTCCTCTCCAAGGCATCCTCATCGCCCCACCAGTGCTGGCCAAAGCCCAGTCCTGCCGGACATCAAAGTCTGGCCCTTCCTCTCTGGCGATACCAGGAGCTCAGGATAGAGAAGAGGAAACAGGAGGAAGAGGCCAGAATGGCACAGAAGTAG
- the ANKRD33 gene encoding photoreceptor ankyrin repeat protein isoform X3, producing MVACYHGFQSVVALLSQCPFLDVNQQDKGGDTALMLAAQAGHVPLVSLLLNYYAGLDLERRDQRGLTALMKAAMRNRCECVATLLMAGGCNTGLPDSTFNGMGLYGFECADLTAVDPVRGKTALEWAVLTDSFDTVWRIRQLLRRPQVEQLSQHYQPEWPALSGLVAQAQAQAQVAPSLLERLRATLSLPFVLSPQEGGVLDHFVTATTSLASPFITTACHTLCPDHPPSLGTRSKSVPELLGTAPPPPLVPQSPPGSPQRSPWVFVPYQSPQGILSKCLQWLQPKDSTSPRPQVPKILLSKASSSPHQCWPKPSPAGHQSLALPLWRYQELRIEKRKQEEEARMAQK from the exons ATGGTCGCATGCTACCACGGCTTCCAGAGTGTTGTGGCCCTGCTCAGTCAATGTCCTTTCCTTGATGTGAACCAGCAGGACAAAGGAGGAGACACGGCCCTCATGTTGGCTGCCCAAGCAG GCCACGTGCCTCTGGTGAGTCTCCTGCTCAACTACTACGCCGGCCTGGACCTGGAACGCCGGGACCAGCGGGGGCTCACGGCGTTAATGAAGGCTGCCATGCGGAACCGCTGTGAGTGCGTGGCCACCCTCCTCATGGCAG GAGGTTGCAACACAGGCCTCCCTGATTCCACCTTCAATGGGATGGGACTCTATGGCTTTGAAT GTGCTGACCTGACAGCAGTGGACCCTGTTCGGGGCAAGACGGCCCTGGAATGGGCAGTGCTCACCGACAGTTTTGACACTGTGTGGAGGATTCGGCAGCTGCTGAGAAGGCCCCAAGTGGAGCAGCTTAGCCAGCACTACCAGCCCGAGTGGCCGGCCTTGTCTGGGCTCGTGgctcaggcccaggcccaggcccaggttGCCCCTTCACTCCTAGAGCGGCTGCGGGCTACCTTGAGCCTCCCCTTTGTCCTGTCTCCTCAGGAGGGGGGTGTTCTGGACCACTTTGTGACTGccacaaccagcctggccagtccCTTCATCACCACTGCCTGCCACACTCTGTGCCCTGACCACCCACCTTCCCTGGGCACCCGAAGCAAGTCCGTGCCAGAGCTGCTAGGCActgccccaccccctcccctgGTTCCCCAGTCCCCACCAGGGAGTCCCCAGAGGTCCCCGTGGGTCTTTGTCCCCTACCAGAGCCCTCAGGGCATATTGAGCAAGTGCCTTCAGTGGCTACAGCCCAAGGATAGCACCAGCCCCAGGCCCCAAGTCCCCAAGATCCTCCTCTCCAAGGCATCCTCATCGCCCCACCAGTGCTGGCCAAAGCCCAGTCCTGCCGGACATCAAAGTCTGGCCCTTCCTCTCTGGCGATACCAGGAGCTCAGGATAGAGAAGAGGAAACAGGAGGAAGAGGCCAGAATGGCACAGAAGTAG